The Maridesulfovibrio hydrothermalis AM13 = DSM 14728 DNA window TGGAGAAACTTTGAATGTCGGTAAAATATGCGGTGATTTGTCTGGCCTCACCGCCGAGTTCGGGCATTTCTCTGTTGGAAAACATTTCATCGATAAGTTCCGGGGCCAGATAGGATGAAAATGTAGCTTGCAGGAATTTTTTCTGTCCTTCCTCACGCCAGAATTTAATCAAGGTGAGCATTGTTAAGTTGAGGGCCAGAATTATCAATGAATACATCGGGGTGAGATATGCATGATATTCTCTGAAAATGTATAGAGATCCGTATACGATGGCTGCGCCCATGACAGCGATGGGCAGCATCATCCATAATGACCTTGACCATGTTAAAAGTACCGTAGCTGCAATACCTGCGGCCAGCACCAGCAGAAGTTCAAGGCCGGGAACCCAGTCCGGTTTGATGATAAAATCTTTGGTAAGAATATTATCTACAATGGTGGCATGGACTTCAACTCCTGGGTAGTCGGATGCAAAAGGGGTCACTCGTAAATCACGCAGTCCGGCAGCTGAAGTTCCTATGAAAATAATTTTGCCTTTAAGTTCTTCTTCTCCCACCTTTCCACTGAGCACATCTCTGGCACTGTAATATTTAAATTCTTCACCTCCGCCGCGGTACAGGACCATCATCTGCCCTTTGGCATCTACCGGAATAGTTGTTTTGCCTACTCTGATTGATTCGAAGCCGTTGATGCTGGTTTTAGCAATGATATTTCGTCTGCCCGAAGCTTTCATGAGTGTGGCAAGGGCGAGGCTTGGGTACTGTTTTCCATTCCACGAAATAATCAGTGGAATACGCCTGACCACACCGTCAAAGTCAGTGATGGAGTTGTAAAATCCACAGAAAGGGGAAGCTTTGGTCAGGATAGGGAGAGGGCAGATGGCATTAAAAGCATCAAGACTGAGAGCACTTAAAGGCGGAGAGTCTTTTGTTTTGATCTGGGCCACGGGCAGAGGTTTTACAAAGCATGGCTGAGAGTTTACGTTTGGTATCTGCTCTTCTTCCATAAAGTCAAAGTAGAATCCGAGAACAAAGCGGCCTTGCCTGAGAACATCAGCAAGGACTTTATCATTATCCATAAGGGCCTTGGGCAGCCCTTTAAAATTAACATCCACCCCAAGTTCTTTTTTGAGGCTTTTCTGGATAGTGCCGGGCGATGTGCGGTCCGGTTCGCCTATAAGAATATCAAGTCCGGTAGCGAGTGCTCCGGCCTGTTGGATTTTTGCCAGCAGCAGGGCCATCCTGTAGCGCGGCCAGGGCCACTGGCCCAGTTCCGCAAGGCTTTCATCGTCAATATCAACAATTACCGGGATATCTGTTTTCTTGCCGATGGGGCTGGTACGTATGAATTGGTCATAAATTTTATAATCAACAAATTGCAGAATAGACGGTTGAAAAATGTATAAAACGGCCACAAGAAGAGAAGTTACAAATCCGGTAAAAAGGAGTAGAGTTGTATCAGAGCTGAATATCTTTTTAAGTCTATTTAACATTATTTGTCTTACTCGCATATTTTGCGTTAAAAGATGGTCATAATATCAATCATGTACGAATAATCTGGATTTTTCAATTAATTTTATATATATACTAAACAAATAATACGTCATAAAGTTAATTATAGATAAATATGTTGTTAATATATTTGTAATTGTGGGGAGGATTTTGGTGTGAAGTTTGTCCGATTGCCTATAATAATTTTTGCTGCATTCCTTATGCTCGGCTCGATCAGTAATGCTTCGGCCCAGCCTGCTATGTCTGAAGGCATGACAGCAATGAACCCTGATCAGGTTGACGGGAAACCATATCTGTTGAGTATTCTCAAAGATCTGCTTGATACCCATGACCGCATCAAGGCCGCTGAGGCCCGTGTGGAATCGGCTGAACATCTTGTTTCCCAAAGCTGGTCAGGATGGACCCCCTCATTTGATATGTCCATTGAGGGCGGGCGTGAAGAAATTGATAAACCCGGCGGCGGAACTAATAAATTCAGGAATGAAGAAAAGCTGACAGCCACCCAGCTCCTTTATGATTTCGGCGGTACTCCCGGTACAATTAATAGTGCCAAGGCTACTTTAAATGAATATAAGGCCGTGCTTGAAAGAGTTCGTCAGGATTTGATCATTCAGGGCGTTGAGTCTTATCTGGGGCTGATCAGGGCTAGAGAGACTTTGAAATATGCTGTTCAGTCTGAAGAAAGCATGAAACGCCTTTCGGGTATGGAAGAGACATTAGTTAAGCGTGGCGCAGGACTTTCTTATAAAGAACTCCAGATTAAAGCTCAGCTTGCAGGGGCTATGTCTTACAGGGTTACTATTGAAAGGGCTTTGCAGATAGCGCGCAATAAATTTAAAGCTGTTTACGGTTATCCTGTGACTATGGACGAAATCAATAAAATGGTTCCTGTATCCATGCCCGCGCAGTATATGCCCGGAACTCTTGAAGATGCTCTTGCACAGGCATATGAACGGAACCCGCTTCTTATCCAGATTCAGTCCATCAAGGACAGGCTGGAAAGTGAAGTAGATGTTCAGGAGGCAACGCTTTTTCCCAAATTTGAATTTGTCCTTGAGGGTAAGAGAAGGGAGCAGGATCAGGGTGCAAGCGGCGTTAGAACTGAGAATAAAGCCACCTTTCAGGTCAGTTATTCCGGTTTTTCCGGACTGGGTGAATACGAAGGCGCGCAGGCAGCCAAGGCCAATCTGCGTGAAATCCGCAAACAGGACCTTGATATAAGGCGGACTGTAGATGAGAACGTCCGTAATGCATGGATTGAGCTTATGACTCTGCGAAAAAATGCGGAACTATACAGGACGCAGGCTAACATCACCGCCGAATTCCTTGATCTGATCAAAAAGAAAAGAGCTACCGGTGAACAGGTGGAGCTGCTCGACATCCTTGTTGGTGAACGTGACTATTCAACTGCAACCAGTGCGAGCGTTACAGCTGACATTGATAACATCATTTTTGCTTATAAACTTCTTTACCAGATGGGTATGATGAACCTTGAAGCGTTTAAGTAGCATTAAAGGTGTAAATTTGTATTTTATAGAAAATTCCATGTGTGTATGCCCATGGAATTTTCTTTTTCAGGCATAATTTTATTGCAACAGAACTCCGAAAAGGAATTTATAGATGAGAGAATTGCTGCGGAGATTATCACTTCACCCGTTCCTTGCTTTTGAGATTGTTCTGGCTTCTTTCTTTATTAATATCCTTTCGCTTGCCTCGCCTATCTTTGTTATTCAGGTTCTTAACCGTTACGTAGGTTACGGTTTTGACGGGACATTGATCACCTTGACCACCGGTATGCTTATTGCCGGATTTCTTAATCACGGTTTTACTGTGGTGCGGGTGCGCATTGCATCGGCAGTGAATGTCGGACCTGACAGGGTTTTGTCAGAAATGGTCCTCAACTGCCTTGCACGAGCAAAAATGACCACTATGGGGCGTATCCCATCAGCCCGTATTCATGAACTTATGGGGGGGCTTCAAACCGTGCAGTCCGGCTATGATGCATCGGTTATCTGCTCTGTGCTTGATATGCCGTTCTTTATTCTTTTTGTGGGGGCGGTCTTTTTTCTCAGTCCGGTTCTGGCTCTGATAACCATAGCTGCCATAGCATGCACACTTCTTGCCGGATGGCTGAATATGCGTCGCGGTAAACGCATGATGGATGCAATGCGCAATGAATCCATTGTTCACAGGGGCAATCTTTCCAATGCCATCACCGGCGCCGATACTGTTCGCGCTTTTGGCGGCAGAGGATATCTTTCAGGAGTATTTCATTCGCAGGTCGGTAAAATTCAACAGATCAAACGCGATATGGTGCAGGGTGGAACCAGAGGGCAGGCTTCATTACAGACTCTGGCCATGTTGCTGCGGGTTCTGGTTTATGCTGTCGGCGCACGCGAGGTTGTTGCCGGTTCGCTTAGTATGGGGGGGCTTATCGGGGCTTCCATACTTTCAGGTAAAGCTCTTTCTGTATCAGCTTCATTTATGAAATCACGCAGCATGATCAGTCAGGCTACTGCTATGATGCAATCTTTACAGGAATTTTTGCGCCAGCCTCTGGAGTCCGAAACCGGAACAGTTCTTAATGATTATAAAGGGGCCGTGGAAATTAAAGATTTGGGCTTTGCATATCCCGGTTCCACCGGACCTCTTTTTGAGGGGATGGATGTAGATATTAAGGCGGGAAGCGTTGTGGTTGTTACCGGGCATAACGGGTCCGGCAAGACAACGTTTGTCCGGCTGCTTCTCGGTTTGATTGATCCGGGCAGGGGACAGATTCTGGCGGGAGGTGTTGATATCCGCCAGCTTGCCGCTCCGTGGTGGCGTACTCAGATTATGTACCTGCCGCAGGAACCTACTTTTCTGAATGCGACAATTAAGGAGAATATCTGCCTTAATTGTCCTGATATTGATGATGAAAGGGTCGAGCGCATTGTCGAGGCGGCGGGGCTTAAAAAATATCTCGATACCAGCGTAAAGGGCCTTGAAGCGCAGGTTGTCAACGGTGGAGCTGAACTTGCTGTCGGCATCAGGCGCAGGCTTGCTCTTGCCCGTGCGCTTTCTGTAAAAGGGGCGGTTGCAATTTTAGATGAACCGGCTGAGGGATTTGATATCGAAGGCTTGCGGATAATGGACATGGTTATCAACAGTATGATCAAAGCCGGAAAGACTTTAATTGTTGTAACGCATGACATGCGTATCATGCAGCGTGCTGATATTGTTATCGACCTGAGCCGGAAACCGAAACCGCAGGTCTCTTATACCGCAGAAGCCGCAGAGGAATGCGGGAAAGACAAGGCAGAATGTAAGGATGATAAGGCGGAAAGTGAGGCTGTACAATGAGCGGTGTAAATTCTGAATATTCCGGTGAAGTCAAGGCCGCTAATCATCTTTTCCTTTTTTTGTGCGTGGCGATGTGTCTGGGCTTTTTCGGCTGGGCCTGCTTTTTTGAGCTGGATATTGTCAGTCAGGCGGAAGGTGAAGTTATCCCCAGTTCACGGGTAAAGCCTGTCCAGCATCTTGAGGGCGGTATCATTTTAAAAATCAATGTCCGCGAAGGTGAAAAAGTCACCAAGGGGCAGGAGCTTATTGAACTTGAAGCTACAGCCAGTGATTCCAGCGTTGAAGAGCTGGATGTGCGTGTTAAGTCATTGCGCGTGAATATCGCGCGGCTTGAAGCAGAAGATAAGGGACTGGAGAATCCTGATTATCCACAGGATATTATAGAAAATTTTCCTATGCTTATTGAACGCTCGCAAAAACTTTTCCAGACCAGAAAAGATCGTTTTGAAAACGATTTGCAGTCGGAAAAAGAAAAAATAAAACAGCGCGAGCAGGACATCAGGCAGATCACTTCCCGTCAGCGTAATTCCCGAAACAGTCTCAGGCTGTTGCGCGAGCAGATTAAGATTAGTGCCGGACTGTTGGATGAAGGACTTACCTCCCGATATAAACATCTTGGTTTTTTGAAAGAAGAATCCAAGTTGATCGGTTCTATTGAAGAAGGCAAGGCTAAATTATCCAAGGCTGAATCAGCTCTTGCTCAGGCCGAGGCTGATATTAAAGAGATTAGAAATTCTTATTATGCCTCAGTCAGAGAAGAATTGCAGGAGGATCGGCGTGAGCTTGAAGAGTTTTCCCAGCGTGTCAGAAAATTTAAGGATAATCTTAAGCGTACCGTTATTCGCTCTCCTGTGGATGGAGTTATTAAAACCCTGTACGTAGTAAGTTTAGGCGGGGTTGTAAGGCCGGGGATGACCGTGATGGACATTGTTCCGGGAGGCGATAAACTGGTCATTGAAGCACGGCTTCCTATCAGCGATATCGGGTATGTTAAAGACGGTCAGAAGGCAGTTGTTAAACTGGCTTCACGCGACGCAGCAAGATTCGGCAATCTTGATGGGAAGGTGATCAATATCAGCCCTGACGCTGATTCTACAGACAGGGGGCTGACTTATTATCGGGTACGCATAGTTACAGATAAAGATTATTTTGAGCATGATGGAAATTATTACAGATTATTTCCGGGTATCAGGGTCATTGCGGGCATTCATATCGGAACCCGTACTGTACTGGAATACATTTTGGAACCGTTTATGGGGTCCATGAGTTATGCCATGAGGGAGCGATGAGCAGTTCAAAGGTAAACGGTGTTGGAAAAGGCGCAAAAAAGGTGAAATGGATTGACTCTCTTCCTTCCAGCGCACGCCGGGCTTTTGAGGAAGCGGTGCGGAGCCATTCTGCCAAGAAATTTGCTGATGCCGTCAGCCATTATGCTCTGGCTCTTTCACTTGTGCCTGATGATCCGGTCATACTCACTAATCTCGGAGTTGCGTTGCGGGAGCAGGATAAATTTGTTGCCGCTGAAACCTGTTACCGCAGGGCCATTGCTGTAAAACCGGACGCACCCGGCAGTTGGAGTAACCTTGGTAACACGCTGCGGCGGATGGGGCGGCTTAAAGAATCTGTATACTGTCATCGCAAAGCTATTGCGTGTGATAAAAAATTTATTGACGGCTATTACAATCTGGCTCTTGTTCTGCAGGATCTCGGTAAAATTGATGAGGCTGTAAGAATCTTTGATTACTGCCTTAAACATAAGCCGGGAAATGTAAATATAAATTGGGACAGATCTCTTGCCTTGCTTGCCAAGGGGGATCTTTTGAATGGCTTTAAATCGTATGAATATCGTTGGCAGCGGGAGGAACTGACTGAGCGTCATTTCAGGCAGCCTCTTTGGGACGGTGCTCCGCTGGATGGTAAACGTATATATTTGTACAGTGAACAGGGATTCGGGGATACTTTAAATTTTTGCCGTTATGTACCGCTGGTTGCTGAAGCCGGGGGAACTGTCATTTTTGAATGTCAGAAGGAGCTGCTTTCCCTGCTGAAAGGACTGGACGGCCTTGAAGAAATTGTGCCGGCAGGAGCAAAGCTGCCGCAGTTCGATGTACAGGCTCCGCTTCTCAGTCTGCCGCGGATTATGAGACATGATCTGGATTCAATTCCAAATAAGTGTCCGTATATCAATCCGCCGGCGCAGGCTGGTTTTCCTGTGCATGTGCCTGCGGGGACCAAAAAAAAGATCGGTATCGTCTGGGCTGGAAAGTCCAGTCATAAAAATGATCATAACCGGTCAGTTTCCATTGAAAATTTTATTCCCTTTGCCCGGATTCCCGGAGTAACGCTTTATTCACTGCAAAAGGGGCCGGCTGCACAGCAGCGCGAGGAATCGGCCTGTGGAGTGCTGGTTCGTGAGCTGGGAGGAGGGTGTACTGATTTTTCCGACACAGCCAAAGTGATGCGTCAGCTTGATCTGATTATCACTGTTGATACTTCTGTTGCTCATCTTGCAGGTGGTCTGGGGCTGCCTGTATGGGTGGCTATCCCCTATAATCCGGATTGGCGCTGGATGCACAAGCGCAAAGATTCTCCCTGGTATCCTAGTATGACTTTGTTCAGGCAGAAAACGCCGGGGAGCTGGACTCCTGTTTTTGATGCTATGTTTAAAACTCTTAAAAGTGAGCTGAGTGCGTAACATTGTATCTATTATTTATTTAACTGAATACTGGACGGAAAAGAGCTGCTGAGATAATTGTAGACTTGATCGCATTTTAAAGTTGCACCATTGCAGCATGATTTTAATGAGGGGATTTTAAGTAATGACGGGGAGCAAAATTTTGCTGAAAGCAGGCACCAATGAGGTGGAACTGCTTGAATTGTACCTTGATGAAGGTGCTGAAGACGCGCGCAAGCGTTGGTCTTTCGGGTTAAATGTTGCAAAAGTAAAAAAGATTATCAAAGAATCAGATCTCAAAAAGTTTTCCGGTAGAAAGCAGGAAGGTCTTCTGGCCGGGCATTCAGGTGGAGTTGATGTAAAAAATCCGCTTGTGCTTGGTATGTTTGAGTTTATGGGGGCAGTTATACCTCTTATTGATCTTAGCGGCTGGCTAAGGATGGA harbors:
- a CDS encoding tetratricopeptide repeat protein, with product MSSSKVNGVGKGAKKVKWIDSLPSSARRAFEEAVRSHSAKKFADAVSHYALALSLVPDDPVILTNLGVALREQDKFVAAETCYRRAIAVKPDAPGSWSNLGNTLRRMGRLKESVYCHRKAIACDKKFIDGYYNLALVLQDLGKIDEAVRIFDYCLKHKPGNVNINWDRSLALLAKGDLLNGFKSYEYRWQREELTERHFRQPLWDGAPLDGKRIYLYSEQGFGDTLNFCRYVPLVAEAGGTVIFECQKELLSLLKGLDGLEEIVPAGAKLPQFDVQAPLLSLPRIMRHDLDSIPNKCPYINPPAQAGFPVHVPAGTKKKIGIVWAGKSSHKNDHNRSVSIENFIPFARIPGVTLYSLQKGPAAQQREESACGVLVRELGGGCTDFSDTAKVMRQLDLIITVDTSVAHLAGGLGLPVWVAIPYNPDWRWMHKRKDSPWYPSMTLFRQKTPGSWTPVFDAMFKTLKSELSA
- a CDS encoding HlyD family type I secretion periplasmic adaptor subunit — protein: MSGVNSEYSGEVKAANHLFLFLCVAMCLGFFGWACFFELDIVSQAEGEVIPSSRVKPVQHLEGGIILKINVREGEKVTKGQELIELEATASDSSVEELDVRVKSLRVNIARLEAEDKGLENPDYPQDIIENFPMLIERSQKLFQTRKDRFENDLQSEKEKIKQREQDIRQITSRQRNSRNSLRLLREQIKISAGLLDEGLTSRYKHLGFLKEESKLIGSIEEGKAKLSKAESALAQAEADIKEIRNSYYASVREELQEDRRELEEFSQRVRKFKDNLKRTVIRSPVDGVIKTLYVVSLGGVVRPGMTVMDIVPGGDKLVIEARLPISDIGYVKDGQKAVVKLASRDAARFGNLDGKVINISPDADSTDRGLTYYRVRIVTDKDYFEHDGNYYRLFPGIRVIAGIHIGTRTVLEYILEPFMGSMSYAMRER
- a CDS encoding TolC family protein, translating into MKFVRLPIIIFAAFLMLGSISNASAQPAMSEGMTAMNPDQVDGKPYLLSILKDLLDTHDRIKAAEARVESAEHLVSQSWSGWTPSFDMSIEGGREEIDKPGGGTNKFRNEEKLTATQLLYDFGGTPGTINSAKATLNEYKAVLERVRQDLIIQGVESYLGLIRARETLKYAVQSEESMKRLSGMEETLVKRGAGLSYKELQIKAQLAGAMSYRVTIERALQIARNKFKAVYGYPVTMDEINKMVPVSMPAQYMPGTLEDALAQAYERNPLLIQIQSIKDRLESEVDVQEATLFPKFEFVLEGKRREQDQGASGVRTENKATFQVSYSGFSGLGEYEGAQAAKANLREIRKQDLDIRRTVDENVRNAWIELMTLRKNAELYRTQANITAEFLDLIKKKRATGEQVELLDILVGERDYSTATSASVTADIDNIIFAYKLLYQMGMMNLEAFK
- a CDS encoding ATP-binding cassette domain-containing protein; the protein is MRELLRRLSLHPFLAFEIVLASFFINILSLASPIFVIQVLNRYVGYGFDGTLITLTTGMLIAGFLNHGFTVVRVRIASAVNVGPDRVLSEMVLNCLARAKMTTMGRIPSARIHELMGGLQTVQSGYDASVICSVLDMPFFILFVGAVFFLSPVLALITIAAIACTLLAGWLNMRRGKRMMDAMRNESIVHRGNLSNAITGADTVRAFGGRGYLSGVFHSQVGKIQQIKRDMVQGGTRGQASLQTLAMLLRVLVYAVGAREVVAGSLSMGGLIGASILSGKALSVSASFMKSRSMISQATAMMQSLQEFLRQPLESETGTVLNDYKGAVEIKDLGFAYPGSTGPLFEGMDVDIKAGSVVVVTGHNGSGKTTFVRLLLGLIDPGRGQILAGGVDIRQLAAPWWRTQIMYLPQEPTFLNATIKENICLNCPDIDDERVERIVEAAGLKKYLDTSVKGLEAQVVNGGAELAVGIRRRLALARALSVKGAVAILDEPAEGFDIEGLRIMDMVINSMIKAGKTLIVVTHDMRIMQRADIVIDLSRKPKPQVSYTAEAAEECGKDKAECKDDKAESEAVQ
- a CDS encoding CHASE2 domain-containing protein, giving the protein MLNRLKKIFSSDTTLLLFTGFVTSLLVAVLYIFQPSILQFVDYKIYDQFIRTSPIGKKTDIPVIVDIDDESLAELGQWPWPRYRMALLLAKIQQAGALATGLDILIGEPDRTSPGTIQKSLKKELGVDVNFKGLPKALMDNDKVLADVLRQGRFVLGFYFDFMEEEQIPNVNSQPCFVKPLPVAQIKTKDSPPLSALSLDAFNAICPLPILTKASPFCGFYNSITDFDGVVRRIPLIISWNGKQYPSLALATLMKASGRRNIIAKTSINGFESIRVGKTTIPVDAKGQMMVLYRGGGEEFKYYSARDVLSGKVGEEELKGKIIFIGTSAAGLRDLRVTPFASDYPGVEVHATIVDNILTKDFIIKPDWVPGLELLLVLAAGIAATVLLTWSRSLWMMLPIAVMGAAIVYGSLYIFREYHAYLTPMYSLIILALNLTMLTLIKFWREEGQKKFLQATFSSYLAPELIDEMFSNREMPELGGEARQITAYFTDIQSFSTFSEKLTATQLVELLNEYLSVMTDILIDEKGTLDKYEGDAIIAFFGAPMDVPDNALRGCRVAIAMQNANNELREKWSKETVSPEEPERNTKGFPEEQWAKGEKWPKVVHKMRTRIGVNTGEIVVGNMGSAMRMNYTMMGDSVNLAARLEEGAKQFGIFNAVSHFTLETEVEVDGRTCQVMDLVEARLIDNIQVVGKSEPVRIYELVAMKGDLTEKEKKLFELFNEARKEYVATNWDKAIELYEEANKYERFDDTKHTPSEVFKARAEKHKLSPPVPAGEEWDGVYRMTKK